One genomic segment of Bdellovibrionales bacterium includes these proteins:
- a CDS encoding dihydrofolate reductase family protein, producing MAKLSYVTIMSLDGYIGDGHYDWGGPMEGSMTLITNVMRPFGTYLYGRKNYETMSFWENPPNIEKMGSDDQEFGRVWQAAEKIVYSKTLKVVTSKKARIESNFEAQKIREMKTNLANDICIGGPTLAGQAIHAGLVDEVQLLIVPVTIGNSLPTIPVLPKDITLKLDLLEYQTFGKGWLYLRYRIQN from the coding sequence ATGGCTAAATTAAGCTACGTTACAATCATGTCGCTGGATGGATACATTGGAGACGGACACTATGATTGGGGAGGGCCAATGGAGGGCTCAATGACGCTTATCACGAATGTTATGCGGCCTTTCGGAACCTACCTTTACGGACGGAAGAACTACGAGACAATGTCGTTCTGGGAAAATCCGCCGAATATAGAAAAAATGGGATCGGACGATCAAGAATTCGGGCGCGTATGGCAAGCAGCTGAAAAAATTGTTTATTCTAAGACACTGAAGGTTGTGACCTCAAAAAAAGCTCGCATTGAAAGTAATTTTGAAGCGCAGAAGATCCGTGAAATGAAAACTAATTTGGCTAACGACATTTGTATTGGAGGCCCAACCCTTGCGGGACAAGCTATTCACGCAGGACTGGTTGATGAAGTCCAACTTTTAATTGTACCAGTAACGATTGGGAACAGCTTACCAACTATCCCAGTGCTACCTAAAGACATTACTCTTAAATTGGATTTGCTGGAGTATCAAACTTTCGGCAAAGGCTGGCTCTATCTTCGCTATCGAATCCAAAACTAA